The proteins below come from a single Chryseobacterium bernardetii genomic window:
- a CDS encoding DUF4403 family protein, with protein sequence MKFVKILFLVAFINAFGQAGADNQLAGYNFPKIKSSITMPVTIPLSELSNMVNASVKDLIYQDDSYTDNNNDQFKVKVWKTRPIRLVGGTSQNLLIEVPLKIWAEKGIGTLGVYSYQNTTFETVMSFNTTITFKNNWTVITNTRPNGFRWVTKPVLDYGRIQIPITPIVEKSLKEQQEKFCKTIDQQMSTQLNFQQYAIMAWNTFAQPFNISEEYNTWLKVSPVSVNITPLKFYGNQINATLGIDIFSETFTGNKPAASPAVTSATNFNFSPTVADKFVLQTTANIPFTEASNMARKTFLNKEFDIRDSKVKVTDIRVYGVDNRIILEAQTEGYIKGTAVISGIPVYDQGKRKIVLSDTKFKLKTMNILQKTASLLFQGKIVKMIEEEYGIPTQELEETSRKSIEDAFNKEYYKGLKMSGRVFDLKPSKILLNSTGITAVIDTNATLKLLVNGF encoded by the coding sequence TTGAAATTCGTTAAAATATTATTTTTAGTAGCATTCATCAATGCTTTCGGTCAGGCAGGTGCTGATAACCAGTTGGCGGGTTATAACTTTCCAAAGATTAAATCCAGCATTACTATGCCGGTAACCATTCCGCTTTCAGAACTCAGTAATATGGTCAATGCCTCTGTAAAAGATCTTATCTACCAGGATGACTCTTATACGGACAATAATAATGATCAGTTTAAGGTTAAAGTCTGGAAAACACGCCCCATCCGTTTGGTAGGCGGAACAAGCCAAAACCTGCTGATAGAAGTTCCATTAAAGATCTGGGCAGAAAAAGGAATTGGAACACTGGGAGTTTACTCTTACCAGAATACCACTTTTGAGACGGTAATGTCCTTTAATACAACTATTACTTTTAAAAATAACTGGACCGTTATTACCAATACCCGTCCCAATGGCTTCAGATGGGTAACAAAACCGGTTCTCGATTATGGAAGAATACAAATTCCCATTACTCCTATCGTTGAAAAAAGTTTGAAGGAACAACAGGAAAAATTTTGTAAAACCATCGATCAGCAAATGTCTACCCAGCTGAATTTCCAGCAATATGCTATTATGGCCTGGAATACATTTGCACAGCCATTCAATATTTCGGAAGAATATAATACATGGCTGAAAGTAAGTCCGGTAAGCGTTAATATTACCCCTTTAAAATTTTACGGAAACCAGATCAATGCAACACTTGGGATTGATATTTTCTCAGAAACATTTACAGGAAATAAGCCTGCTGCATCTCCAGCTGTAACATCTGCAACCAACTTTAACTTTTCACCTACTGTTGCTGATAAATTTGTATTGCAGACTACGGCTAATATTCCTTTTACCGAAGCCAGTAATATGGCCCGAAAAACTTTTCTGAATAAAGAATTTGATATCAGGGATTCAAAAGTAAAAGTAACAGATATCAGAGTGTATGGTGTAGATAACAGGATTATCCTTGAAGCACAGACGGAAGGCTATATTAAAGGAACTGCCGTTATTTCAGGTATTCCGGTATATGATCAAGGCAAAAGAAAAATTGTTCTATCTGATACCAAGTTCAAGCTGAAAACAATGAATATTCTTCAAAAAACAGCTTCTCTCCTATTCCAAGGGAAAATTGTAAAGATGATTGAGGAAGAATACGGAATTCCAACCCAGGAATTAGAAGAGACCTCAAGAAAAAGTATTGAAGATGCTTTCAATAAAGAATATTATAAAGGATTAAAGATGAGCGGAAGGGTATTTGACCTAAAACCGAGTAAAATCCTTCTCAACAGTACAGGAATTACGGCCGTTATTGATACAAATGCTACCTTAAAACTTCTTGTGAATGGGTTCTAA
- a CDS encoding helix-turn-helix transcriptional regulator translates to MKKAKLRTIRKQKGYSQQQVADVIPTEVSNYSRKENGYIKITKNEWEKIARFFNVPVEEIYEEDYPVYIPNGISRDNIHAYISQLEKENIALLKKIEILKNIINH, encoded by the coding sequence ATGAAAAAAGCAAAATTACGTACCATAAGAAAGCAAAAAGGCTATTCGCAGCAACAGGTAGCAGATGTCATTCCAACAGAAGTTTCCAATTACAGCAGAAAAGAAAACGGCTATATAAAAATTACAAAAAATGAATGGGAAAAAATTGCTCGATTCTTCAATGTTCCTGTAGAGGAAATTTACGAAGAAGATTATCCAGTTTATATTCCCAACGGGATATCCCGTGACAACATCCATGCTTATATTTCCCAATTAGAAAAAGAAAACATAGCATTACTGAAGAAAATTGAAATACTGAAGAACATTATTAACCATTAG